A window from Chryseobacterium vaccae encodes these proteins:
- a CDS encoding sensor histidine kinase, producing the protein MEIKRLNIIITLGFVAIIGILIAQLLWTRQAYNLEDKKFNQKVNIALLEVVEKLSEGKTSFTENPVQNIANDYYVVNINNEFHPVVLEHYLKTEFNRFQINTDYVYALYNCHSDKMIYGKYIPKNQESSNNKGISFPKHKNLTYYFSIRFPDKTTYLISSLRFWYLLTFALIIILLVYVYSIYTIIQQKKFSELQRDFINNMTHEFKTPLSSILLASEALNKQNAIQENTKLQTYTSIIINQSHKLNSHIEKILNIARTDTSGLSLKLQKIILLPFVQEIAETIEQKNENLSIRVDIENNVSVMADEFHFTNIIYNILDNSVKYCEKHPEITISSHKDSKGLYLKFKDNGMGIPAKNIPHIFDKFYRVSTQKSDEVTGFGLGLFYVKKIVQQHGWKISVENNTDQGITITIFFPLLN; encoded by the coding sequence ATGGAAATAAAAAGACTCAATATTATTATAACGCTCGGGTTTGTTGCTATTATCGGGATTTTAATAGCCCAGCTTCTCTGGACCCGCCAGGCTTATAACCTTGAGGATAAAAAATTTAATCAAAAAGTAAATATTGCTTTACTGGAGGTCGTGGAGAAATTATCCGAAGGGAAAACGTCTTTCACTGAAAACCCGGTACAGAATATCGCTAATGATTACTATGTGGTTAATATTAACAATGAATTTCACCCTGTAGTTCTTGAACATTACCTGAAGACGGAATTTAACCGCTTTCAGATCAATACCGATTATGTATATGCCTTATACAACTGCCACAGCGATAAAATGATTTATGGAAAATACATTCCTAAAAATCAGGAAAGCTCCAATAATAAAGGGATTAGTTTTCCAAAACATAAGAATCTGACGTATTATTTTTCCATACGATTTCCGGATAAAACCACTTATCTGATCAGCTCGTTAAGGTTCTGGTATTTACTCACGTTTGCTCTCATTATCATTCTTTTAGTATATGTCTATTCCATCTATACCATTATTCAGCAGAAAAAATTCTCTGAGTTGCAACGCGATTTCATCAATAATATGACCCACGAGTTCAAGACTCCGCTGTCATCTATTCTTCTTGCTTCAGAAGCACTCAACAAACAGAATGCGATACAGGAGAACACCAAACTTCAGACGTATACTTCCATTATCATCAACCAAAGCCACAAGCTCAACAGCCATATTGAGAAAATATTGAATATTGCCAGAACTGATACTTCAGGACTATCATTAAAGCTTCAGAAGATCATACTGCTTCCGTTTGTTCAGGAAATTGCAGAGACTATAGAACAAAAGAATGAAAACCTCAGCATTCGTGTAGATATTGAAAATAATGTATCTGTAATGGCGGATGAATTCCACTTTACCAACATCATATACAACATTTTAGACAACTCTGTGAAGTATTGTGAAAAGCACCCCGAGATTACCATTTCATCTCATAAAGATTCAAAAGGTTTATATTTAAAGTTTAAAGACAATGGAATGGGGATTCCTGCTAAAAATATTCCTCATATTTTTGATAAATTTTACAGGGTGAGTACCCAAAAGAGCGATGAGGTCACTGGTTTCGGATTAGGATTATTTTATGTAAAGAAAATCGTCCAGCAGCATGGATGGAAAATTTCAGTTGAAAATAATACAGACCAGGGAATTACTATCACGATCTTTTTCCCCCTTTTAAATTAA
- a CDS encoding DUF1573 domain-containing protein, which translates to MKKLTISALLAVFAFSPFYANVSATENPAVVKMIADAVKWKSESIDVGNIPQGKPKLIRFEFTNTTSKPIIIENVAPSCGCTTADYTKEPIAPGKKGFVEASYNAAAAGPFIKNVNVTTSDSKTPKTLSFKGVVVA; encoded by the coding sequence ATGAAAAAATTAACTATCTCTGCACTTTTGGCTGTTTTTGCCTTCTCTCCGTTTTATGCTAATGTATCGGCTACAGAAAACCCTGCTGTGGTAAAAATGATTGCAGATGCTGTTAAATGGAAATCAGAATCTATTGATGTTGGAAATATTCCTCAGGGAAAACCAAAGTTAATCAGATTTGAATTTACCAACACTACTTCAAAGCCAATCATTATTGAGAATGTAGCACCATCATGTGGATGCACAACCGCAGATTACACCAAAGAACCTATTGCGCCAGGGAAAAAAGGGTTTGTAGAAGCAAGCTATAATGCAGCAGCAGCGGGCCCATTTATCAAAAACGTAAATGTAACGACAAGCGACAGTAAAACTCCTAAAACACTTTCATTTAAAGGAGTGGTTGTTGCATAA
- a CDS encoding SDR family oxidoreductase, with amino-acid sequence MNMYTQPMLREGALKDKVAIVTGGGSGLGKAMTKYFLELGAKVVITSRNLEKLQATAKELEEETGGKVLSVSCDVRNWDEVEAMKEAALKEFGRIDILLNNAAGNFISPTERLTHSAFDSILDIVLKGTKNCTLSIGKHWIDSKTPGTVLNIVTTYAWTGSAYVVPSACAKAGVLAMTRSLAVEWAKYGIRFNAIAPGPFPTKGAWDRLLPGDLQEKFDMRKKVPLRRVGEHQELANLAAYLVSDYSAYMNGEVVTIDGGEWLQGAGEFNMLEDIPKEMWDALEAMIKAKKSN; translated from the coding sequence ATGAATATGTACACACAACCAATGCTGCGTGAAGGCGCATTGAAAGATAAAGTAGCTATTGTAACAGGAGGCGGAAGCGGACTGGGAAAAGCGATGACTAAATATTTTCTGGAGCTGGGAGCCAAAGTGGTAATCACTTCCCGCAACCTTGAAAAACTCCAGGCTACTGCGAAAGAACTGGAAGAAGAAACCGGTGGAAAAGTGCTTTCCGTATCCTGTGACGTCAGAAACTGGGATGAGGTAGAAGCTATGAAAGAAGCAGCTTTAAAAGAATTCGGAAGAATTGATATTTTATTGAACAATGCAGCAGGAAATTTTATTTCCCCAACCGAAAGACTGACACATTCTGCATTTGATTCTATCCTGGATATTGTTTTAAAAGGAACCAAGAACTGTACACTATCTATAGGAAAACACTGGATTGATTCTAAAACGCCGGGAACCGTTCTGAATATTGTGACAACATATGCGTGGACAGGTTCTGCTTATGTAGTTCCTTCAGCATGTGCCAAAGCAGGAGTTCTGGCTATGACAAGATCGCTTGCCGTAGAGTGGGCAAAATATGGAATCCGCTTCAACGCCATCGCACCGGGACCTTTCCCTACCAAAGGAGCATGGGACAGGCTGCTTCCGGGAGATCTTCAGGAAAAATTCGATATGAGGAAAAAAGTTCCTTTAAGAAGAGTAGGTGAACATCAGGAGCTGGCCAACCTTGCGGCCTATCTGGTTTCAGATTATTCGGCTTATATGAATGGAGAAGTCGTGACAATAGATGGCGGAGAATGGCTGCAGGGAGCAGGAGAGTTTAATATGCTTGAAGATATTCCTAAGGAAATGTGGGATGCCCTTGAAGCAATGATCAAGGCAAAAAAATCCAATTAA
- a CDS encoding M1 family metallopeptidase, with translation MNFKLPGLVAAAAVFLLSGTALAQEAPKYSYVEAFKPFFYPQTGTETRSASGQPGHAYWQNSADYNLNVSLNETKNEISGTAEITYTNNSPDKLGFLWLQLDQNLFAEDSRGNALVPLSGSRNGARGEKLEGGYKIKSVKLDGKEVKYTIMDTRMQIDLPNELKAKGGKAKIAIEYSFISPEYGSDRMGVQKTKNGKIFTMAQWYPRMCVYDDVMGWNTLPYLGASEFYLEYGNITANITVPANHYVVASGELLNAKDVYSKEENNRWQQAKDSDKTVMIRTESEIGKNQTSGTKTWKFKIEQTRDFAWASSPAFILDAAKINLPSGKKSLAISAYPAESGGEKAWGRSTEYTKAAIEHYSQKWYEYTYPAATNVAGNEGGMEYPGIVFCHMDSAGEDLWGVTDHEFGHNWFPMIVGSNERLFAWMDEGFNTFINELSTKAFNNGEYYKKKDLARTGSFMMGDNLEPVMVGPDNMKERSIGALAYYKPGLGLEILREAVLGPEKFDKAFKTYIDRWAFKHPTPWDFFHTMENVSGEELSWFWRGWFINKWKIDQSVKEVKYVNGDFKNGAQITVENLGQLPMPTTVQLKFKDGTKQTVKIPVEIWKRNTEWTFRVNSTKEITEVMLDPDSVVPDVNTKNNTWTPA, from the coding sequence ATGAATTTTAAGCTCCCAGGTCTTGTTGCTGCGGCTGCAGTTTTTCTTTTATCAGGAACAGCCTTAGCACAAGAAGCTCCAAAATACAGTTATGTAGAAGCATTTAAACCTTTCTTTTATCCACAGACAGGAACAGAAACCCGGTCTGCAAGCGGACAGCCCGGGCATGCCTATTGGCAGAACTCTGCAGATTACAACCTGAATGTTTCACTGAATGAAACCAAAAACGAAATTTCCGGTACCGCTGAAATTACCTATACCAATAACAGCCCTGATAAATTAGGGTTTCTCTGGCTGCAGCTGGATCAGAACCTGTTTGCAGAAGATTCCAGAGGAAATGCTTTGGTTCCGCTTTCGGGAAGCCGAAACGGAGCCCGTGGCGAAAAACTGGAGGGAGGTTATAAGATCAAATCCGTAAAACTGGACGGAAAAGAAGTAAAATATACCATTATGGACACCCGGATGCAGATTGACCTTCCAAATGAACTTAAAGCCAAAGGAGGTAAAGCTAAAATTGCCATCGAATATTCATTTATCTCTCCTGAATACGGTTCTGACAGGATGGGAGTTCAGAAAACCAAAAATGGTAAAATCTTTACCATGGCACAATGGTATCCGAGAATGTGCGTGTATGATGACGTAATGGGCTGGAATACCCTGCCTTATCTTGGAGCATCAGAGTTTTATCTGGAATACGGGAATATTACAGCCAATATAACCGTTCCTGCCAATCATTATGTAGTAGCTTCCGGAGAACTTCTGAATGCTAAAGATGTTTACAGCAAAGAAGAGAATAACCGCTGGCAGCAGGCAAAGGACAGCGATAAAACAGTAATGATCCGTACAGAATCCGAGATCGGAAAAAATCAGACTTCAGGAACAAAAACATGGAAGTTTAAAATTGAACAGACCCGTGATTTTGCCTGGGCTTCTTCACCTGCATTCATTCTGGATGCTGCAAAAATAAACCTTCCGAGCGGTAAAAAATCACTGGCTATATCAGCTTATCCTGCTGAAAGCGGAGGAGAGAAAGCCTGGGGCAGATCTACGGAATATACAAAGGCTGCTATAGAGCATTATTCTCAAAAATGGTATGAATATACTTATCCTGCGGCCACTAATGTTGCAGGAAACGAAGGAGGAATGGAATATCCGGGAATTGTGTTCTGCCATATGGATTCTGCAGGAGAAGATCTTTGGGGAGTAACAGATCATGAATTCGGGCACAACTGGTTCCCAATGATCGTTGGTTCAAATGAAAGGCTTTTTGCCTGGATGGATGAAGGTTTCAACACCTTTATTAATGAGTTATCCACAAAAGCATTCAACAATGGGGAATACTATAAAAAGAAAGACCTGGCCAGAACCGGAAGTTTCATGATGGGGGATAACCTGGAACCTGTGATGGTAGGTCCTGATAACATGAAAGAAAGAAGCATCGGAGCTTTGGCTTACTATAAACCGGGGCTTGGGCTTGAAATTTTAAGGGAGGCCGTTTTGGGACCTGAAAAATTTGACAAAGCTTTTAAAACCTATATTGATCGCTGGGCCTTCAAACATCCTACCCCTTGGGATTTCTTCCATACAATGGAAAACGTTTCCGGAGAGGAACTCAGCTGGTTCTGGAGAGGATGGTTTATCAACAAATGGAAGATTGATCAGTCGGTGAAAGAGGTAAAATATGTCAATGGTGATTTTAAAAACGGAGCGCAGATTACCGTTGAAAACCTGGGACAGCTGCCAATGCCAACGACCGTTCAGTTAAAATTCAAAGACGGAACCAAACAAACTGTAAAAATTCCTGTTGAAATCTGGAAACGAAATACAGAATGGACCTTCAGAGTTAATTCCACTAAAGAAATTACGGAAGTAATGCTGGATCCGGATTCCGTAGTTCCGGACGTCAATACTAAAAACAATACCTGGACACCGGCATAA
- a CDS encoding DUF2589 domain-containing protein: METLKSVLEASHTKKTKNELIDLLSGVEKVLTPAVYEKVSGIETSELATLTNKELLNIVEDFKKNYDEKWEKSFSGASAELMKLIAGKMAADEEIFKTSDAASADFAAELGSIDFATIIGGPLDACVKAQSNASIATVNFINEVGFELTDPANAASPKKLRMAEFKYKKNIPNPDFKPDEAVSATNPKTIPDDVEITVPFIALLNVPSFRIETCEVDFNVKLNSTYTKDVSDEFGINAGVSGGWGPVKFKVDVSYKRTSSTGIKVEKEYSLGVKVRATNDEMPAGLEKVLGLLSQ, translated from the coding sequence ATGGAAACATTAAAATCGGTGCTTGAAGCAAGCCACACCAAAAAAACAAAAAATGAGCTGATCGACCTTCTGTCAGGAGTAGAAAAAGTTCTTACTCCGGCAGTTTACGAAAAAGTTTCAGGAATAGAGACTTCAGAATTGGCAACCCTTACCAATAAAGAGCTCTTGAATATCGTGGAGGATTTCAAAAAGAATTATGATGAAAAGTGGGAAAAATCTTTTTCCGGAGCATCTGCAGAACTTATGAAGCTTATTGCCGGTAAAATGGCTGCCGATGAAGAGATTTTCAAAACTTCAGACGCTGCCAGCGCAGATTTTGCTGCAGAACTGGGAAGTATTGATTTTGCCACCATTATCGGCGGACCTTTGGATGCCTGCGTAAAAGCACAGTCTAATGCCTCTATTGCTACCGTTAATTTCATCAATGAAGTAGGTTTTGAGCTTACAGATCCTGCCAATGCAGCCAGTCCGAAAAAACTGAGAATGGCAGAATTTAAATACAAAAAAAATATTCCGAATCCGGATTTTAAACCTGATGAGGCGGTAAGCGCAACTAATCCTAAGACTATTCCTGATGATGTGGAAATCACAGTGCCTTTTATTGCGCTGCTGAACGTTCCAAGCTTTAGAATTGAAACCTGTGAGGTAGATTTTAACGTTAAACTTAATTCGACTTACACCAAAGATGTAAGTGATGAATTTGGAATCAATGCCGGAGTTTCCGGAGGATGGGGACCTGTAAAATTCAAAGTGGATGTTTCATACAAAAGAACTTCCAGTACAGGAATTAAAGTGGAAAAAGAATACTCTCTGGGAGTAAAAGTACGGGCTACCAATGATGAAATGCCGGCAGGACTTGAAAAAGTTCTTGGACTTCTTTCACAATAA
- a CDS encoding S8 family peptidase, whose product METGRYIVLLKDQQKASLKKIEKELEVNITSSELLSKENRAYDIIDQDNSVLYKNLGVLVVENMDEEQLKSAVKNASNSIVYYEKEREFFPADELQLINELKKQSAGIAEKISELEKYMTNKPLPQKSLVEMEWGLKAIGLENAQYSGKGIDICILDTGLQLSHSDFSSREIEGKSFIDGEDWNRDPNGHGTHCAGVASGNIRNDIGKRYGIAKDCNLKIAKVLSDSGRGTTSSVIDAIDWAITKKFRILSLSLAAPVKLNDSPSVLFETIGERALENNCLIIAAAGNDSSRPQIPQPVSMPANSKSIMAVAAIDGQMKVARFSNAGLNPSTGGNVNVCAPGVDIVSTYPKNSKNKNNLYYAMSGTSMAAPHVTGLAALYMEQFPDKSAKEIWELIEKKARPIEGIKYRDIGNGLIQI is encoded by the coding sequence ATGGAAACCGGAAGATATATTGTGCTGCTGAAAGACCAGCAGAAAGCATCGCTCAAAAAAATTGAGAAAGAGCTGGAAGTAAATATTACCTCTTCAGAACTTCTTTCCAAAGAAAACCGTGCTTATGATATTATTGATCAGGATAACAGTGTACTGTACAAAAACCTGGGAGTCCTCGTTGTGGAGAATATGGATGAAGAGCAATTGAAAAGTGCGGTGAAAAACGCATCAAACTCTATTGTTTATTATGAAAAAGAACGGGAGTTTTTCCCGGCAGATGAATTACAGCTGATCAATGAACTTAAAAAACAGTCAGCTGGAATCGCAGAAAAAATTTCAGAACTTGAAAAATACATGACCAATAAACCATTGCCACAAAAGTCTTTGGTTGAAATGGAATGGGGTTTGAAAGCTATCGGACTGGAAAATGCTCAATATTCTGGAAAGGGTATTGATATCTGTATACTGGATACAGGTCTTCAGCTTTCTCATTCTGATTTTTCATCCCGGGAAATTGAAGGTAAATCCTTCATTGACGGAGAAGACTGGAACAGAGATCCCAACGGGCATGGTACCCACTGTGCAGGTGTTGCTTCAGGAAATATCCGAAATGACATCGGAAAACGTTACGGAATTGCCAAAGACTGCAATCTGAAAATTGCGAAAGTACTGTCAGATAGCGGAAGGGGCACTACGAGCAGTGTGATTGATGCGATAGACTGGGCTATTACGAAAAAGTTCAGGATCCTGTCTCTTTCACTGGCTGCTCCTGTAAAACTTAATGATTCACCTTCAGTTCTTTTTGAAACGATAGGGGAAAGAGCATTGGAAAATAACTGTCTTATCATAGCTGCGGCAGGAAATGATAGCAGCAGACCGCAGATTCCGCAGCCCGTTTCAATGCCGGCCAATTCAAAATCTATCATGGCGGTTGCAGCAATTGACGGACAGATGAAGGTGGCCAGGTTTTCAAATGCAGGACTTAATCCTTCAACAGGAGGCAATGTCAATGTCTGTGCTCCCGGAGTGGATATTGTAAGTACTTATCCTAAAAATTCAAAAAATAAAAATAATCTGTATTATGCTATGAGCGGAACCAGTATGGCTGCCCCTCATGTTACCGGGCTTGCGGCTTTGTATATGGAACAGTTTCCGGATAAATCGGCAAAAGAAATCTGGGAACTTATTGAAAAGAAAGCCAGACCTATCGAAGGCATAAAATACAGAGACATAGGAAACGGTTTAATACAGATATAA
- a CDS encoding endonuclease/exonuclease/phosphatase family protein, producing MNFRFSMILLMFFALGFSQDLTVMSFNIRLNVASDKDNAWPERKQDVADLLTYYHPDYFGVQEALPEQMKDIKNGLKNYDYVGVGRDDGKEKGEFSAIFYNTKKLEVVRSGTFWLSETPEKPSKGWDAALNRICTYAVFKDKKSKKEFLAMNLHFDHVGNVARVKSADLILKKIKEINPKNLPVTLSGDFNLTDDTEPVKILSQNLKDSFYHSETKHYGPIGTFTAFNVNEIPKDRIDYIFVKGFKIKSHRHINDRRENLLYPSDHFPVLTELSF from the coding sequence ATGAATTTCAGATTTTCAATGATTCTCCTGATGTTTTTTGCATTGGGATTTTCACAGGACCTTACCGTAATGAGTTTCAACATCAGGCTGAATGTAGCATCAGACAAAGATAATGCATGGCCGGAAAGAAAGCAGGATGTTGCAGATCTGCTCACCTATTATCATCCTGATTATTTCGGAGTACAGGAAGCACTTCCTGAGCAGATGAAAGATATTAAAAACGGACTTAAGAATTATGATTATGTGGGTGTAGGAAGAGATGACGGAAAGGAAAAAGGTGAATTTTCTGCTATTTTTTACAATACAAAGAAACTTGAAGTGGTGAGGTCCGGAACATTCTGGCTATCTGAAACTCCGGAGAAACCGTCAAAAGGCTGGGATGCCGCATTGAACAGAATCTGTACCTATGCTGTTTTTAAAGATAAAAAGTCTAAAAAAGAATTTCTGGCGATGAATCTTCATTTCGATCATGTTGGTAATGTAGCGAGAGTGAAGTCTGCTGATCTGATCCTGAAGAAGATCAAAGAAATCAATCCTAAAAACCTTCCGGTAACGTTAAGCGGAGACTTCAACCTGACCGATGATACGGAACCTGTAAAGATCCTTTCACAGAACCTGAAAGACAGCTTTTACCACTCAGAAACGAAACATTACGGTCCGATAGGAACGTTCACCGCATTCAATGTAAATGAAATACCAAAAGACAGAATTGACTATATTTTTGTAAAAGGATTCAAAATAAAGTCACACAGACATATCAACGACAGAAGGGAAAATCTGTTGTATCCTTCAGATCACTTTCCTGTTTTGACAGAGCTTTCCTTTTAA
- a CDS encoding response regulator transcription factor: protein MKTKILLAEDDPDFGMILKQYLELEDFEVTWFQNPEDILPLLKSGFLFHIGILDIMMPNIDGFSLAKMILKEKNDFPLLFLTAKNQKIDRLTGLKIGADDYIAKPCDPEELVLRLRNILKRIQPATFPQMIKIGTYSLDTDKLLLSHHEGNIRLTAREQELLLYLLKHNQSTIKRDDILDTLWETNDYFTGRSLDVFISRLRKYFIHDPEIKIQSLRGIGFEIDFPRY from the coding sequence ATGAAAACTAAAATCCTTTTGGCAGAAGACGATCCGGATTTCGGAATGATTCTGAAACAGTATCTTGAACTGGAAGATTTTGAGGTAACGTGGTTTCAGAATCCTGAGGATATTCTGCCTCTTTTAAAATCAGGTTTTCTTTTTCATATCGGGATTCTGGATATTATGATGCCGAATATTGATGGATTTTCTCTGGCCAAAATGATACTAAAAGAGAAAAATGATTTTCCGCTTCTCTTTCTGACTGCCAAAAACCAGAAAATAGATCGTCTTACAGGCCTAAAGATTGGAGCTGATGATTATATTGCCAAGCCCTGCGATCCGGAAGAACTTGTTTTGCGGCTCCGGAATATCCTGAAAAGAATCCAGCCGGCGACTTTTCCACAAATGATAAAAATCGGCACTTATTCCCTCGATACAGACAAACTTCTGCTTTCCCATCATGAAGGAAATATTCGCCTTACAGCCCGTGAGCAGGAACTTCTGCTCTATCTTCTGAAGCATAATCAAAGTACCATCAAAAGAGATGACATTCTGGATACCCTTTGGGAAACCAATGATTATTTTACGGGAAGAAGCCTTGATGTATTCATCAGCAGACTTAGGAAATATTTCATCCATGATCCTGAAATAAAAATCCAATCCCTCAGAGGAATCGGATTTGAAATTGATTTTCCCAGATACTAA